A window from Cryptomeria japonica chromosome 1, Sugi_1.0, whole genome shotgun sequence encodes these proteins:
- the LOC131030339 gene encoding aldehyde oxidase GLOX → MAFSTIEMFLPLLVFLTLQGNVVCLSGSWKVLIKDAGISSMHSVVTHYDTVVLLDRKMKLSGRPCDDGVSNSGHCIVQSKEYHPATNRLRPLGGVSSDTWCSSGQFGPNGTLIQTGGYGNGGQKVRYFTPCTGSAGGHQQCQWMESKEPMLKVIRWYSTNQLLPDGTQIVMGGIGGANYEYFPRRHDNDNPTDLPLLKNSNKDENNGYYPFLHLLPDGSLFILAGTNCILLNTTTNKPKKTLPPIPGNPRTYPSGGSSVMLTLHPTDRNSYVEATILVCGGSAPGAYWAKGGANMTAMRTCGKITPTNREPSWEIEYMPFARTMGDMVMLPTQDVLIINGATKGSQGYQKAAGPALHPVIYSPSKPAGRRFELQNPSAVPRMYHSTANLLPDGRVLVAGSNTHTTYVFDGDFPSELRLEAFSPGYLDSGNDKMRVRIERIDERVSYGGVFSVAVSGAELSEFEVNLMSAPFATHSFLQGQRLVNVNVVGKYGQGTTVLKCKAPPRAEVAPPGYYMVFVVNGGIPCSSAGWVKIIT, encoded by the exons ATGGCTTTTTCCACCATTGAAATGTTTTTGCCCTTGCTTGTGTTCTTAACATTGCAGGGAAATGTTGTCTGTTTGAGTGGCAGCTGGAAAGTGTTAATAAAAGATGCAGGGATTTCTTCCATGCACAGCGTAGTTACACATTACGATACAGTCGTTTTGCTGGACAGAAAAATGAAATTATCCGGCCGCCCTTGTGATGACGGAGTTTCGAACTCGGGACATTGCATTGTTCAGTCGAAAGAATACCATCCGGCAACAAATAGACTGCGTCCGCTGGGTGGAGTTTCGAGCGACACGTGGTGTTCTTCTGGTCAGTTTGGGCCCAATGGGACTCTTATTCAAACCGGAGGGTACGGTAATGGCGGACAGAAGGTCCGGTACTTCACCCCGTGTACCGGTTCTGCCGGTGGCCACCAGCAGTGCCAGTGGATGGAGTCGAAGGAACCAATGCTCAAAGTAATTAGATG GTACTCTACGAATCAATTACTTCCAGACGGCACCCAGATCGTGATGGGAGGCATTGGCGGCGCAAACTACGAGTACTTCCCACGACGGCACGACAACGATAACCCAACAGACTTACCTCTACTCAAAAATTCAAACAAGGACGAGAACAACGGCTACTACCCGTTTCTCCACCTCCTACCAGACGGCTCACTATTCATCCTCGCCGGAACAAACTGCATCCTCCTCAACACCACCACAAACAAACCCAAAAAAACACTCCCTCCCATACCAGGCAACCCCCGAACCTACCCATCTGGCGGCTCATCAGTCATGTTAACACTCCATCCAACGGACAGAAACTCCTACGTCGAAGCCACGATCCTCGTATGCGGAGGCTCGGCACCCGGAGCTTACTGGGCCAAAGGCGGCGCAAACATGACGGCTATGCGCACGTGCGGTAAAATCACTCCCACAAATCGGGAGCCGTCATGGGAAATTGAGTACATGCCTTTTGCGCGCACAATGGGTGATATGGTAATGTTGCCCACGCAAGACGTCTTGATAATCAACGGTGCTACGAAGGGCTCTCAGGGCTACCAAAAGGCCGCCGGACCGGCCCTTCACCCGGTCATTTACAGCCCCTCTAAACCGGCTGGGAGACGGTTCGAACTACAGAACCCTAGTGCGGTACCTCGTATGTATCACTCAACGGCTAATTTGTTACCGGACGGGCGGGTTCTCGTGGCGGGTAGTAATACCCACACAACGTATGTTTTTGATGGGGATTTTCCTTCGGAGCTCCGTTTGGAGGCCTTTTCACCTGGGTATTTGGATAGCGGTAATGATAAGATGAGGGTTAGAATTGAGAGGATTGATGAGAGGGTGAGTTATGGAGGAGTGTTTTCTGTTGCGGTTTCTGGTGCTGAATTGTCTGAGTTTGAGGTGAATTTGATGAGTGCCCCTTTTGCTACGCATTCGTTCTTGCAGGGGCAGAGATTGGTGAATGTTAATGTTGTTGGGAAGTATGGGCAGGGGACCACGGTTTTGAAATGTAAAGCTCCGCCCAGGGCGGAGGTGGCGCCGCCAGGTTATTATATGGTTTTTGTTGTCAATGGTGGTATCCCTTGCTCTTCTGCTGGTTGGGTAAAAATTATCACATGA